One genomic window of Candidatus Schekmanbacteria bacterium RIFCSPLOWO2_02_FULL_38_14 includes the following:
- a CDS encoding aspartate aminotransferase — protein MISSRAKDISPFIVMDVLDEAKAMEKAGEDIIHLEVGEPDFDTPRVIKEEGYRALRNGITHYTHSMGIIELRETIAEHYFKRYGVDVSPNQIIVTSGTSPAMLLVFGALLNQGDEVVLSNPHYSCYPNFIRFVEGIPVFVDIFEKEGFQYDADEFRKKLSKKTKGIVVNSPANPTGAVLKKKVLEELANLPVFVISDEIYHGLIYEGEEHSMLEFTDRAFVLNGFSKLYAMTGWRLGYVIAPKKFVRAMQKLQQNLFISASSFAQWAGISALKNAGKDVKKMVTIFNQRRLYMVNRLRELGFGIKVLPTGAFYVLANAKKFSENSYEFAFKILREAKVAVTPGIDFGTNAEGYIRFSYSNSIENIKEGMRRIEKFIKKI, from the coding sequence ATGATATCCAGCAGAGCAAAAGATATTTCACCGTTTATTGTAATGGATGTGCTTGATGAAGCCAAGGCTATGGAAAAAGCAGGTGAGGATATTATTCATCTTGAGGTTGGGGAGCCTGATTTTGACACGCCAAGGGTTATAAAAGAAGAAGGATACAGGGCTTTAAGAAATGGAATAACCCACTATACACATAGTATGGGAATAATTGAACTTAGGGAAACAATAGCAGAGCATTATTTCAAAAGGTACGGCGTTGATGTCAGCCCTAACCAGATAATCGTTACAAGCGGAACTTCTCCGGCAATGCTTCTTGTCTTTGGTGCTTTGCTGAATCAGGGTGATGAGGTTGTTTTATCCAATCCTCATTACTCCTGTTATCCGAATTTTATCAGGTTTGTAGAAGGTATTCCTGTGTTTGTGGATATATTTGAGAAAGAGGGGTTTCAATACGATGCAGATGAGTTCAGGAAAAAACTTTCAAAAAAAACAAAGGGTATTGTAGTTAATTCCCCTGCAAATCCTACAGGTGCAGTCTTAAAGAAAAAAGTGCTGGAAGAATTAGCAAATCTTCCTGTGTTTGTGATTTCTGATGAAATATATCACGGATTGATATACGAAGGAGAGGAACACTCAATGCTTGAATTTACTGACAGGGCTTTTGTTCTTAACGGGTTTTCAAAACTCTATGCAATGACAGGATGGCGGCTGGGTTATGTTATCGCTCCTAAAAAGTTTGTGAGAGCGATGCAGAAGCTGCAGCAGAATCTTTTTATTTCCGCTTCTTCTTTTGCACAGTGGGCTGGGATTTCTGCTTTAAAAAATGCAGGGAAAGATGTAAAAAAAATGGTTACTATCTTTAACCAGAGAAGGTTATATATGGTTAACAGGCTCAGGGAGCTGGGTTTTGGAATAAAGGTGTTGCCCACAGGGGCTTTTTATGTTCTGGCAAATGCAAAGAAGTTCTCAGAGAATTCATATGAGTTTGCCTTTAAAATCTTAAGAGAGGCAAAGGTTGCTGTTACACCGGGAATCGATTTTGGAACAAATGCTGAAGGGTATATAAGATTTTCTTATTCAAATTCAATTGAAAATATTAAAGAGGGAATGAGGAGAATTGAAAAATTTATTAAAAAAATCTAA
- a CDS encoding transcriptional regulator has product MQSIILIAEDDKKIAEGLEKFLKKKGHKVLLAHDGRKALDIVKKQNINLLLTDMVLPNMDGISLLKETKNRKPEIECIMVTAHGTIEKAVEALKIGAYDFLIKPVNVKRLGILIEKALEKQVLILKNIELQQKLEERFGFKNIIGKGNEIKRILELVSQVSSRNSNVLIYGESGTGKELIANAIHYSGNLPQSPFIKVNCSVFNEGVLESELFGHEKGSFTGAASQRIGRFEMADGGTLFLDEVSEIPPSIQVKLLRVIQEKEFERVGGSKTIKVDVRIIAAANKDLKELVKQEKFREDLYYRLNVVKIDIPPLRNRKEDIPFLLNYFISKFNKQYGTQIKGVTRKTLNLLLNYYWPGNVRELENCIESAMVMAKDEYLTPKDLPEYVTSQSADNTSVVIDIGTPLKEIEKNILTKTLELVKGNKAKAAQLLGIGVKTVHRKFEEYGLKPVK; this is encoded by the coding sequence ATGCAAAGCATAATACTGATAGCTGAAGATGATAAAAAAATAGCTGAAGGGCTTGAAAAGTTTTTGAAGAAAAAGGGGCATAAGGTCCTTTTAGCTCACGATGGCAGAAAAGCGCTTGATATAGTAAAAAAGCAGAATATTAACCTGCTTCTTACAGACATGGTGCTTCCGAATATGGATGGAATCAGCCTGTTAAAAGAAACCAAAAACAGAAAACCTGAAATAGAGTGTATTATGGTAACTGCCCATGGAACAATTGAAAAAGCAGTAGAAGCCTTGAAAATCGGCGCCTATGATTTTCTGATAAAGCCTGTAAATGTTAAGAGGCTTGGTATTCTTATTGAGAAGGCGCTTGAAAAACAGGTCTTAATACTTAAAAACATTGAGCTTCAGCAAAAGCTTGAAGAGAGGTTTGGATTTAAAAATATAATTGGAAAAGGTAATGAGATAAAAAGAATACTTGAGCTTGTAAGTCAGGTTTCCTCTCGGAACAGCAATGTCCTCATCTACGGAGAAAGCGGTACAGGCAAGGAACTTATTGCAAATGCAATTCATTACAGCGGAAACTTGCCGCAAAGCCCTTTTATAAAAGTCAACTGCAGCGTTTTTAATGAAGGAGTTCTTGAAAGCGAGCTTTTCGGACACGAAAAGGGATCATTTACAGGTGCTGCTTCACAGAGGATAGGAAGGTTTGAAATGGCTGACGGAGGCACTCTTTTTCTTGATGAAGTAAGCGAAATACCTCCTTCAATTCAGGTCAAGCTCCTCAGAGTAATACAGGAAAAGGAATTTGAAAGAGTTGGAGGGTCAAAAACCATCAAGGTTGATGTAAGAATAATTGCAGCAGCAAACAAGGATCTCAAAGAACTCGTAAAGCAGGAAAAATTCAGAGAGGATTTGTATTACAGGCTAAACGTTGTAAAAATTGATATTCCGCCTTTGAGAAACAGAAAAGAAGACATTCCCTTTCTTCTGAATTATTTTATTAGCAAGTTTAATAAGCAGTACGGCACTCAAATTAAAGGTGTAACTCGAAAAACGCTTAATCTGCTTTTAAATTATTATTGGCCCGGAAATGTCAGAGAGCTTGAAAACTGCATTGAATCTGCAATGGTGATGGCAAAGGATGAGTATCTGACCCCAAAAGACCTGCCAGAATATGTTACAAGCCAGTCTGCTGACAATACTTCAGTAGTAATTGATATTGGTACTCCCCTTAAAGAAATAGAGAAAAACATTCTTACTAAAACTCTTGAGCTTGTTAAAGGAAACAAGGCAAAGGCTGCACAGCTCCTTGGAATAGGAGTAAAAACTGTTCACAGAAAATTTGAAGAATACGGCTTAAAACCTGTTAAGTGA
- a CDS encoding lysine 2,3-aminomutase has product MDCSDRPIASEIEKVIKASYWKDVPDEEWNNWQWQIKNRLTAIEDLSRIIELSDEELAELKKVTERFKMSITPYFASLIDKNDPNCPIRKQAIPSKYELQKTRDNDPDPLDEDIDSPVPGLTHRYPDRALLITTDRCGTLCRHCTRKRSVGMKDIDKTKNELNAMIEYIKNTKTIRDVLLSGGDPLLISPLTLEFLLKSLRKIPHVEIIRIGTRIPVTLPQRITPELVEMISRYHPVWINTHFNHPKEITQECAQAIDLLLRSGIPVGSQTVLLKDVNDCPHIMKKLMHKLLMIRVRPYYIFQCDLSVGVEHFRTSVLKGIEIIEMLRGHTSGLGVPAFVIDGPGGMGKVPVMPNYLISYSEKGAVIRNYEGSITVYEEPKSKKFFCQKCGICKEQEWISREGVAKLFLSQTESLVPSGSERENRRKKISSKGIKKETCKEQKEKEKKPVQIPFSFVTRVQASAKQFL; this is encoded by the coding sequence ATGGATTGTTCAGACAGACCCATTGCTTCTGAGATTGAAAAAGTCATAAAAGCAAGTTACTGGAAAGATGTACCTGATGAAGAATGGAATAACTGGCAATGGCAGATAAAAAACCGCTTAACCGCAATTGAAGACCTAAGCAGAATAATTGAGTTAAGCGATGAGGAACTTGCTGAACTGAAAAAAGTCACTGAACGTTTTAAAATGTCAATTACTCCTTACTTTGCCTCATTAATTGATAAAAACGATCCAAACTGTCCAATCAGAAAACAGGCTATTCCATCAAAATATGAGCTTCAGAAAACAAGAGATAATGACCCTGACCCCCTTGATGAAGATATTGATTCTCCGGTTCCGGGGTTAACGCACCGCTACCCGGACAGGGCACTGCTGATTACAACAGACAGATGCGGGACATTGTGCCGTCACTGCACACGAAAACGCTCTGTAGGTATGAAGGACATTGATAAAACAAAAAACGAGCTTAACGCAATGATAGAGTACATCAAGAACACAAAAACCATAAGGGATGTCCTTCTTTCAGGCGGAGATCCTCTTCTCATTTCTCCTCTGACTCTGGAATTCCTTCTGAAATCACTGCGGAAAATTCCACATGTGGAAATTATCCGCATTGGCACCCGTATTCCTGTAACCCTGCCGCAGAGGATTACACCAGAGCTTGTTGAAATGATAAGCCGCTATCACCCTGTGTGGATTAATACTCACTTTAACCACCCCAAAGAAATCACACAGGAATGTGCTCAGGCTATTGACCTTCTGCTCAGGTCAGGAATACCTGTCGGAAGCCAGACTGTGCTCCTGAAGGATGTAAATGACTGCCCTCATATAATGAAAAAACTGATGCACAAACTCCTGATGATAAGAGTAAGGCCATATTACATTTTCCAGTGCGATCTGTCTGTTGGGGTCGAACACTTCAGAACATCTGTCCTCAAGGGAATTGAAATAATAGAAATGCTGAGGGGCCATACATCCGGCCTCGGAGTGCCTGCCTTTGTAATAGACGGTCCCGGAGGAATGGGAAAGGTTCCTGTCATGCCCAATTACCTTATATCATATTCAGAAAAAGGAGCTGTTATCAGAAATTATGAAGGCTCAATAACTGTTTATGAAGAACCAAAGAGTAAAAAATTTTTCTGCCAGAAATGCGGAATATGCAAAGAGCAGGAATGGATAAGCCGTGAAGGCGTGGCAAAGCTTTTTTTATCACAAACAGAATCCCTTGTTCCTTCAGGTTCAGAGAGAGAGAACCGCAGGAAAAAAATCAGTTCAAAGGGTATAAAAAAAGAAACCTGTAAAGAGCAAAAAGAGAAAGAGAAGAAACCGGTTCAGATTCCATTTAGCTTTGTTACAAGAGTTCAGGCATCAGCAAAACAGTTTCTCTGA
- a CDS encoding 30S ribosomal protein S9, with protein MPELGFYATGRRKTAIARVWLRPGEGKITVNRKKFEDYFPTETLRNTILHPLKLTNSLEKYNLLVTVIGGGISGQAGALRHGIARALLLSDVNLRSLLRKEGFLTRDPREIERKKYGQKKARKRFQFSKR; from the coding sequence TTGCCAGAACTTGGATTTTATGCAACAGGAAGAAGAAAAACTGCGATAGCCAGAGTATGGTTAAGACCCGGTGAAGGTAAAATAACTGTAAACAGAAAAAAATTTGAAGACTATTTTCCTACTGAAACTCTCAGGAATACAATTCTCCATCCTTTAAAGCTAACAAACTCACTTGAAAAATATAACCTTCTTGTTACTGTGATCGGCGGAGGAATCTCAGGGCAGGCTGGAGCTCTGCGCCACGGAATAGCCAGAGCCCTCCTTCTATCAGATGTAAATTTAAGGTCATTATTAAGAAAAGAGGGTTTTTTAACAAGGGATCCAAGGGAAATCGAAAGAAAAAAATACGGCCAGAAAAAAGCAAGAAAGAGATTCCAGTTCTCCAAGAGATAA
- a CDS encoding signal recognition particle-docking protein FtsY — MKNLLKKSNNFFSRLKNGLSKTRQGLISRVENLLSLGQGIDEEFFTELEEILILSDLGVQASNRFIEDLKNYVKNEKVKEANLLKDYLKKKFIETLESGQCSSSEKSNFEKPSVIMVVGVNGVGKTTTIGKFASLFTQEGKKVMLAAADTFRAAADEQLEIWGRRADVPVVRGNDGSDPSSVAFDSIKSAMAREIDILIIDTAGRLHVKKNLMEELKKMKRVVGKAMEGAPHEILLVLDATTGQNSIAQAKMFNDALELTGIVLTKLDGTAKGGIIVAIAEELKIPVKFIGVGEGIEDFQEFNPKDFVEALFSS; from the coding sequence TTGAAAAATTTATTAAAAAAATCTAACAATTTTTTTTCACGCTTAAAAAATGGTCTTTCAAAGACAAGACAGGGATTAATATCAAGGGTTGAGAACCTGCTTTCTCTTGGACAGGGGATTGATGAGGAGTTCTTTACAGAACTGGAAGAGATATTGATTCTTTCTGACCTTGGAGTTCAGGCGTCAAACAGGTTCATTGAAGATTTGAAGAATTATGTTAAGAATGAAAAAGTTAAGGAAGCTAATCTTTTGAAAGATTATCTCAAAAAAAAGTTCATTGAAACCCTTGAATCAGGTCAGTGTTCTTCTTCAGAAAAAAGCAATTTTGAAAAACCCTCTGTTATTATGGTTGTTGGTGTTAACGGTGTTGGGAAGACAACAACTATTGGGAAATTCGCTTCTCTTTTTACACAGGAAGGCAAAAAAGTTATGCTTGCCGCAGCAGACACCTTCAGGGCAGCAGCAGACGAACAGCTTGAGATATGGGGAAGGCGTGCTGATGTTCCTGTTGTAAGAGGAAATGATGGTTCTGACCCGAGTTCAGTGGCTTTTGATTCCATAAAATCTGCAATGGCAAGGGAAATTGATATATTAATTATTGATACAGCAGGAAGGCTTCATGTTAAAAAAAACCTGATGGAAGAGTTAAAGAAAATGAAAAGAGTTGTCGGGAAGGCTATGGAAGGTGCTCCTCATGAGATTCTTCTGGTTCTTGACGCCACAACCGGGCAGAATTCAATTGCGCAGGCAAAGATGTTTAATGATGCCCTAGAACTTACAGGAATTGTCCTGACCAAGCTTGATGGTACTGCAAAGGGAGGGATTATCGTTGCCATAGCTGAGGAGCTTAAAATCCCTGTGAAATTTATCGGAGTAGGAGAGGGGATAGAGGATTTTCAGGAGTTTAATCCAAAAGACTTTGTTGAGGCATTGTTTAGTTCGTAA
- a CDS encoding S-adenosylmethionine decarboxylase proenzyme, which translates to MTGFGPHLTLDGYGCNRKKLEDLDMIYSILDEFPSNIGMTKIMPPYVFRYTGAKLEDWGVSGFVLIAESHISIHTFPVKNYLSLDIFSCKQFDSEIAVSYIKEIFEMKKYQMNLFNRGDEFPKDIEKTTRIVVGQRKKVTHLIDFQRENGIKLSRKKNLLI; encoded by the coding sequence ATGACAGGATTCGGTCCCCATCTCACTCTCGACGGTTATGGTTGCAATAGAAAAAAACTAGAAGATTTAGATATGATTTATTCAATTCTTGATGAATTTCCTTCCAATATCGGTATGACAAAAATCATGCCTCCTTATGTCTTTCGCTACACAGGAGCAAAGCTTGAGGATTGGGGGGTTTCAGGGTTTGTGCTCATAGCAGAAAGCCATATAAGCATTCACACATTTCCTGTAAAAAACTATCTAAGCCTTGATATCTTCTCCTGCAAGCAGTTTGATTCAGAAATAGCAGTCAGCTACATAAAAGAAATTTTTGAAATGAAAAAATACCAGATGAATCTATTCAATCGCGGAGATGAATTTCCAAAAGATATAGAAAAAACCACGAGAATAGTAGTAGGACAGAGGAAGAAAGTTACGCATCTGATAGATTTTCAGAGAGAAAACGGTATTAAATTATCACGGAAAAAAAATTTACTCATTTAG
- a CDS encoding 50S ribosomal protein L13 codes for MKLSSRTFCAKKEDMQRSWYLVDADGKTLGRLASKIAMILMGKNKPIYTPHVDTGDHVVVINAKKVILTGDKLNNKIYYSHSNYPGGLKEINAKKLLEKKPEMLLEKAVQRMLPKNKLGRAMATKLKVYSGGTHPHQSQNPQTLNL; via the coding sequence ATGAAACTATCATCTAGAACATTTTGTGCAAAAAAAGAAGATATGCAAAGAAGCTGGTATCTTGTTGATGCTGACGGGAAAACACTTGGAAGGCTTGCTTCAAAAATTGCAATGATACTTATGGGTAAAAACAAGCCGATTTATACACCGCACGTTGATACTGGAGACCATGTCGTAGTTATAAATGCTAAAAAAGTTATCCTTACCGGTGATAAGCTTAATAACAAAATTTATTACTCTCATTCAAACTATCCGGGCGGACTAAAAGAAATAAATGCTAAAAAGCTTTTAGAAAAAAAGCCTGAAATGTTACTTGAGAAAGCAGTACAAAGGATGTTGCCAAAAAATAAACTTGGAAGAGCTATGGCAACAAAACTTAAAGTATACAGCGGAGGCACACATCCTCATCAGTCACAGAACCCTCAAACCTTAAATTTATAA
- a CDS encoding tryptophan synthase subunit alpha, which translates to MSRIDRVFESLKEEGRKALIPYIAAGDPDLDTTNDLILELEAQGADIIELGIPFSDPIADGPTIQKASMRALEGGVKVKKVLGLINKIRGRKSESYRGVETPIVVMSYYNPILHYGPERFVRELVSCGGDGIIIPDLPPDEADEILSAGKKHGIDIIFLLAPTSSRERTKIICDASSGYIYYVSVLGVTGARDYLSTSLEEKVRFIRKFTKKPIAVGFGISTPAQVRAVASVADGVIVGSALIKVIEENLKSQNLTKKVGGFLRELRKGIKEV; encoded by the coding sequence ATGAGCAGAATTGACAGAGTTTTTGAAAGCCTGAAAGAGGAGGGGAGAAAAGCCCTTATACCGTATATTGCTGCAGGTGACCCTGATTTAGATACTACAAATGATTTAATTCTTGAGCTTGAAGCACAAGGTGCAGACATTATTGAGCTTGGAATTCCTTTTTCTGACCCTATCGCAGACGGACCAACAATTCAGAAGGCATCGATGAGGGCATTGGAGGGTGGTGTAAAGGTTAAGAAAGTGCTTGGACTTATTAATAAAATAAGAGGAAGAAAATCTGAAAGTTACCGTGGAGTTGAAACTCCAATCGTGGTAATGAGCTATTACAATCCCATACTGCACTATGGTCCGGAAAGGTTTGTCAGGGAGTTGGTGTCCTGCGGAGGAGATGGAATCATTATACCTGACCTTCCTCCTGATGAAGCTGATGAGATTTTGTCTGCCGGGAAAAAGCATGGGATAGATATAATCTTCCTGCTTGCCCCGACAAGCAGCAGAGAAAGGACAAAAATAATCTGCGATGCAAGTTCCGGATATATTTATTATGTTTCAGTTTTAGGGGTTACCGGGGCAAGGGATTATTTAAGCACATCTCTTGAAGAAAAGGTAAGGTTTATAAGGAAGTTCACAAAAAAACCAATAGCTGTTGGGTTTGGCATTTCAACCCCTGCACAGGTGAGGGCTGTGGCTTCAGTTGCTGATGGAGTGATTGTGGGAAGTGCGTTGATAAAAGTAATTGAAGAAAACCTTAAATCTCAGAATTTAACTAAAAAAGTCGGAGGGTTTTTAAGGGAATTAAGAAAGGGGATAAAAGAGGTCTGA
- a CDS encoding rod shape-determining protein RodA has product MFDRRLILNFDWKILFLTILIAVIGIVEIYSASYSPFPEDVGQAGSNLLKKDNLNRSSESQNYWKKQALWVWAGLIILFLITFLDYHSVVKYGYFFYFFSLLLLVLLIVIGDVRSGSRRWIDVGFFSIQPSEVVKLSIILALTKYFGESRKKDSYGLKELVVPLILVFIPFVLILLQPDLGTALSLFLISVCLIFAVGVKLKTSLYSGIFGIISCAVMWNFLKPYQKQRVFSFFDPYQDPLGSGYHTIQSEIAIGSGGFFGKGFLNGTQGQLKFLPEHHTDFIFSIIAEEWGFLGSLVFIILLFGLVFLCIQASFRAKDKIAALLCFGITAMISLNMLINIGMAVGLLPIVGVPLPLISYGGTSVIITMTGIGLILNVQMRRYLL; this is encoded by the coding sequence ATGTTTGACAGAAGACTGATTTTGAATTTTGACTGGAAGATTCTGTTTCTGACCATTCTTATTGCAGTTATAGGAATTGTTGAAATCTACAGCGCCTCATACTCGCCTTTTCCCGAAGATGTAGGTCAGGCAGGCAGCAATCTGTTAAAAAAAGATAATTTAAACCGCAGCAGTGAATCCCAGAACTATTGGAAAAAACAGGCATTATGGGTCTGGGCAGGACTGATAATTCTTTTTCTGATAACTTTTCTGGATTACCATTCAGTTGTAAAATACGGATATTTTTTTTATTTCTTTTCTTTGCTTCTCCTTGTCCTGCTGATTGTAATAGGAGATGTCAGGTCAGGTTCAAGGCGCTGGATTGATGTTGGATTTTTTTCAATACAGCCATCTGAAGTTGTGAAGCTTTCAATCATACTTGCACTAACGAAGTATTTTGGGGAATCAAGAAAAAAAGATTCCTACGGTTTAAAGGAGCTTGTTGTTCCTCTGATTCTTGTCTTTATTCCATTTGTGTTGATACTTCTTCAGCCCGATTTGGGGACCGCTCTTTCACTTTTTCTGATATCTGTTTGCCTGATTTTTGCTGTTGGGGTTAAACTGAAAACCTCACTTTATTCTGGAATATTTGGAATTATTTCCTGCGCTGTAATGTGGAATTTTTTAAAACCTTATCAGAAACAGAGAGTGTTCAGTTTCTTTGACCCGTATCAGGACCCACTTGGAAGCGGTTATCACACAATTCAGTCTGAAATTGCAATCGGGTCAGGAGGTTTTTTCGGAAAAGGGTTTTTAAACGGAACGCAGGGACAGTTGAAGTTTTTACCGGAACACCACACAGATTTTATTTTTTCTATTATAGCAGAGGAATGGGGATTTCTGGGCTCTCTTGTCTTTATTATATTGCTTTTTGGGCTGGTATTTTTATGCATTCAAGCATCATTCAGGGCAAAAGATAAAATTGCAGCCCTTCTGTGCTTTGGCATTACTGCGATGATTTCATTGAACATGCTTATCAATATTGGAATGGCAGTCGGGCTTTTACCTATAGTTGGTGTTCCTCTGCCTCTGATTAGCTACGGAGGGACTTCAGTTATTATAACAATGACAGGAATAGGACTGATACTGAATGTTCAGATGAGAAGATATTTGTTATGA